From a single Lewinella sp. LCG006 genomic region:
- the rplF gene encoding 50S ribosomal protein L6, with translation MSRIGKAPIDIPQGVSIDVSKSNLVTVKGPKGELSQQVDADLSVGIEDGVLTVGRPTDSKRHRAAHGLYRSLINNMIVGVTKGYTLEMEVIGVGYRAETKGQMLILTVGYSHPIYFMIPDEVAVEAVNEKGKAPVVKLDSIDKQLVGQVAAKIRAFRKPEPYKGKGIRFKGEEIRRKAGKTSSK, from the coding sequence ATGTCAAGAATAGGTAAAGCTCCCATTGATATACCTCAGGGTGTTTCCATCGACGTAAGCAAGAGTAACTTGGTTACCGTTAAAGGCCCGAAAGGAGAATTAAGTCAGCAAGTTGATGCTGATCTAAGCGTCGGCATCGAAGACGGTGTCCTGACGGTAGGTCGTCCAACTGATTCTAAGCGCCACCGCGCCGCTCACGGTTTGTACCGTTCACTGATCAACAATATGATTGTCGGTGTAACAAAAGGTTATACCCTGGAGATGGAAGTGATCGGTGTTGGTTACCGTGCTGAGACGAAAGGTCAAATGTTGATCCTTACGGTCGGTTACTCTCACCCTATTTACTTTATGATTCCTGATGAAGTAGCGGTAGAAGCAGTCAACGAGAAAGGTAAAGCTCCAGTCGTGAAACTTGATTCTATTGATAAGCAATTGGTAGGACAAGTCGCGGCTAAAATCCGTGCCTTCCGTAAGCCAGAGCCTTACAAAGGAAAAGGTATTCGCTTTAAAGGAGAAGAAATCCGTCGTAAAGCGGGTAAGACTTCTAGCAAGTAA